The Eleutherodactylus coqui strain aEleCoq1 chromosome 13, aEleCoq1.hap1, whole genome shotgun sequence genome includes a window with the following:
- the GJC1 gene encoding gap junction gamma-1 protein, translating to MSWSFLTRLLEEIHNHSTFVGKIWLTVLIVFRIVLTVVGGESIYYDEQSKFECNTEQPGCENVCYDAFAPLSHIRFWVFQIILVATPPLLYLGYAIHKIAKMEDRNVYDRKARVRALSLRWKQNRALEEAEDDNEEDPMMYPETELDSDRGKSSHNKIKHDGRKRIKADGLLRIYVLQLLVRTIFETGFLAGQYFLYGFEVIPKYQCQRIPCPHTVDCFISRPTEKTIFLLIMYGVSCLCLLLNVWEMLHLGFGTIRDALNNRGKQVDDSSSYNYPFSWNTPSAPPGYNIAVKPEQLHYTELTNSKMAYKQNRANIAQEQQYGGSEDNIPTELEQLHREVRVAQERLETAIQAYSSHNNPPSTKEKRSKKGSSKSSVSSRSGDAKTSVWI from the coding sequence ATGAGCTGGAGTTTCTTGACACGTCTGTTAGAAGAAATCCATAATCACTCAACGTTTGTGGGAAAAATCTGGCTGACTGTGCTTATAGTATTCCGCATTGTTCTGACTGTTGTGGGAGGAGAATCCATTTACTATGATGAACAGTCTAAGTTTGAGTGCAACACTGAACAGCCGGGTTGTGAGAACGTTTGCTATGATGCCTTCGCTCCCCTCTCTCACATTCGATTCTGGGTATTTCAGATTATCTTGGTGGCCACTCCACCTCTCTTGTATTTGGGCTATGCTATTCACAAGATTGCAAAGATGGAGGACCGTAACGTGTATGATCGGAAGGCAAGGGTTAGAGCTTTGTCCTTACGGTGGAAGCAGAATCGTGCTTTGGAAGAGGCAGAAGATGACAATGAAGAAGACCCTATGATGTATCCAGAGACTGAACTGGACAGTGACAGAGGGAAATCAAGCCACAATAAGATAAAACACGATGGACGAAAGCGAATAAAAGCAGATGGACTATTAAGGATTTATGTCCTACAGTTGTTGGTTAGGACCATCTTTGAGACTGGATTCTTGGCTGGCCAATATTTCTTATATGGATTTGAGGTGATTCCAAAATATCAATGCCAGAGGATACCATGCCCACATACTGTAGACTGCTTTATATCCCGGCCCACTGAGAAGACCATCTTCTTGTTAATCATGTATGGGGTAAGCTGCCTGTGCCTGCTCCTGAATGTTTGGGAGATGCTTCACCTTGGGTTTGGGACAATACGGGATGCACTTAATAACAGGGGGAAACAAGTGGATGATTCTTCCTCCTATAATTATCCTTTCTCGTGGAATACCCCTTCTGCTCCCCCTGGATATAACATAGCTGTGAAACCAGAACAGCTTCATTACACAGAACTTACAAATTCCAAAATGGCTTATAAACAGAATAGGGCCAATATTGCTCAGGAACAGCAGTACGGGGGCAGCGAAGACAATATTCCTACTGAACTAGAGCAACTTCATCGGGAAGTCCGTGTGGCTCAGGAACGTCTGGAAACTGCCATCCAAGCTTACAGTAGCCATAACAACCCGCCTTCCACCAAAGAGAAGAGGTCCAAGAAAGGCTCAAGTAAGAGTAGTGTCAGCAGCCGCTCTGGAGATGCAAAGACCTCTGTGTGGATTTAA